The following coding sequences lie in one Flavobacterium cyclinae genomic window:
- a CDS encoding ATPase, with translation MEKHFNTVKDTFVIQNGFKVYNFNWCLNYIEYQGKLIYGRSFKIEVVDHQTILKLVIYAIRDEKKALELNLDLNKGILLSGPIGCGKTSIMALIRPFFYHKHDYKIKTCREISFEFAKNGFESLHHYTQKEHTQSRLTGYCFDDLGAEQNIKHYGNDLNVMAEIIISRYEDFVQNQSITHITTNLSASEIEALYGNRLRSRMRSMFNLITFSNESRDKR, from the coding sequence ATGGAGAAGCACTTTAACACCGTCAAAGACACTTTCGTTATTCAAAACGGATTCAAAGTTTACAACTTCAATTGGTGCTTAAACTACATCGAGTACCAGGGTAAACTCATCTACGGTCGCTCTTTCAAAATTGAAGTGGTTGACCATCAAACCATTCTCAAATTGGTAATTTATGCTATTCGAGACGAAAAAAAGGCTTTAGAGCTCAATTTAGACCTCAACAAAGGCATTTTGTTGTCGGGGCCAATTGGATGCGGGAAAACGTCAATTATGGCGTTAATTCGACCATTTTTTTACCACAAACACGACTACAAAATCAAGACATGTAGAGAAATATCTTTCGAATTCGCAAAAAACGGCTTCGAATCACTCCATCATTACACCCAAAAAGAACACACGCAATCACGTTTAACCGGCTACTGTTTCGACGACTTAGGAGCCGAACAAAACATCAAACACTACGGCAACGACCTCAATGTAATGGCAGAAATCATTATTTCACGCTACGAAGACTTCGTTCAAAATCAATCCATCACCCACATCACCACAAACCTTTCCGCAAGCGAAATCGAAGCCCTCTACGGCAACCGCCTCCGCTCAAGGATGAGATCAATGTTCAACCTCATCACCTTCAGCAATGAATCTAGGGATAAAAGATAA
- a CDS encoding response regulator transcription factor, protein MFKIALVDDHELFRKSLIFVLEQIETIEVVFDTNDGTLLLQYLQNNTVDLVLLDIQMPIMDGFTLCKKIKQLKPVIKILTVSQLTTKESIHQIFESGANGFFSKNSSTDSFKEAVLSMIEKDYYFDISLSDVVKEAMLWKATQNNDDQQINKDLLSPREKEIIFWSAKGLTCQQIADHLFISKRTVETHRKTIMDKTSCLNFIEVVVYGLKERIITLDDL, encoded by the coding sequence ATGTTTAAAATTGCCCTTGTTGATGATCACGAATTATTTCGTAAAAGTCTAATTTTTGTTTTAGAACAAATAGAAACAATCGAAGTTGTTTTTGATACTAATGATGGTACTTTACTTTTACAATACTTACAAAACAATACGGTTGATTTGGTTTTATTAGACATTCAAATGCCAATTATGGACGGGTTTACGTTATGTAAAAAAATAAAACAACTAAAACCCGTTATTAAAATATTAACTGTTTCTCAATTAACAACAAAAGAATCCATACATCAAATCTTCGAATCGGGTGCTAACGGTTTTTTCTCCAAAAATTCTTCAACGGATTCTTTTAAAGAAGCTGTTTTGAGTATGATAGAGAAAGATTATTATTTTGATATCTCTTTGTCAGATGTAGTAAAAGAAGCAATGCTTTGGAAAGCGACACAAAATAATGATGACCAACAAATAAACAAAGACTTACTTTCACCTAGAGAAAAAGAAATCATTTTTTGGTCAGCTAAAGGTCTAACATGTCAGCAAATTGCAGACCATCTTTTCATCAGCAAAAGAACAGTGGAAACCCATAGAAAAACCATTATGGATAAAACCAGTTGTTTGAATTTTATTGAAGTAGTAGTTTACGGTTTAAAAGAACGTATTATCACACTTGATGACTTGTAA
- a CDS encoding type II toxin-antitoxin system HipA family toxin: protein MALNKTDIYVYAHWLGMQEPKLIGVLSAQQAKGKKAFSFEYDTAWLKTGQKFLLDPDISLFSGAQYPNQKDNFGIFLDSMPDTWGRTLMKRRAAQWARENNTKTPTLYDIDFLLGVYDASRMGALRFKTDPNGDFLDNNKTTPTPPWSSIRELQVAAESIEDDKDNDEVKKWLSILIAPGSSLGGARPKANILDTDKNLWIAKFPSKSDTIDKAAWEYLAYELAIQAGITMAPCKIEKIKGNYHTFFTKRFDRENGERIHFASAMTMTGNNEDTIKDNHPSYLEIAEFISNHGVNIEANLHQLWRRIIFNISISNTDDHLRNHGFILTDEGWILSPAYDLNPSIDKDGLSLNIDMDNNELDFELAKSVGAYFRLNETQMNTIIDEVTSVVRNWKEVANRIGITRSEQQLMEKAFRF from the coding sequence ATGGCACTCAATAAAACAGATATTTATGTATATGCGCATTGGTTGGGTATGCAAGAACCGAAACTAATTGGCGTATTGTCTGCTCAACAAGCTAAAGGAAAAAAAGCATTTAGTTTTGAATATGATACCGCATGGCTTAAAACCGGACAAAAGTTTTTACTAGATCCAGATATCAGTTTGTTTTCAGGTGCGCAATACCCAAATCAAAAAGATAATTTTGGTATTTTTTTAGATAGTATGCCTGATACTTGGGGAAGAACACTTATGAAACGAAGAGCAGCACAATGGGCTCGAGAAAATAATACAAAAACGCCAACGCTTTATGATATCGATTTCCTTTTAGGAGTTTATGATGCAAGTAGGATGGGAGCATTGCGTTTTAAAACGGATCCAAATGGAGATTTTTTAGACAACAATAAAACAACTCCAACACCACCTTGGTCATCAATTAGAGAGCTTCAAGTAGCTGCTGAAAGCATAGAAGACGATAAAGACAATGATGAGGTAAAAAAATGGCTTTCTATATTGATTGCTCCGGGTTCTTCATTAGGAGGAGCCAGGCCTAAAGCCAATATCTTAGATACAGATAAAAACTTGTGGATTGCAAAATTTCCATCAAAGTCAGATACAATAGATAAAGCAGCTTGGGAATATTTAGCTTATGAATTAGCCATTCAAGCAGGAATCACAATGGCACCGTGTAAAATAGAAAAAATTAAGGGAAATTACCATACTTTTTTTACTAAACGTTTTGATAGGGAAAATGGAGAACGAATCCATTTTGCCTCAGCCATGACCATGACAGGAAATAACGAAGATACAATAAAAGACAATCATCCAAGTTACTTAGAAATAGCTGAATTTATAAGTAATCATGGTGTGAACATTGAAGCGAATCTACATCAACTATGGAGGAGAATCATTTTCAATATTAGCATTTCAAACACAGATGATCATCTTAGAAATCATGGTTTTATATTAACCGATGAGGGTTGGATATTATCTCCAGCGTATGATTTAAACCCTTCCATTGATAAAGACGGCTTATCATTAAATATCGATATGGATAATAATGAATTGGATTTCGAATTAGCCAAAAGTGTGGGAGCGTATTTCAGATTAAATGAAACACAAATGAACACCATAATCGATGAAGTTACAAGTGTGGTAAGGAATTGGAAAGAAGTGGCGAATAGAATTGGAATCACAAGAAGTGAACAACAATTAATGGAAAAAGCGTTTCGTTTTTAA
- a CDS encoding helix-turn-helix domain-containing protein, giving the protein MNTKKQTIFPKYNLVLEKMGENIKIARKRRKLTTMQVAERAAISRSTLYLIESGNPSVAMGAYFNVLRVLGLQDDFLKLAADDELGRRLQDLELLK; this is encoded by the coding sequence ATGAATACTAAAAAGCAAACTATTTTTCCTAAGTACAATTTAGTATTGGAAAAAATGGGAGAAAATATCAAAATTGCCCGAAAACGACGCAAGTTAACCACAATGCAAGTAGCAGAACGTGCTGCGATTTCTCGTTCTACGTTGTATTTAATAGAGTCGGGAAATCCTAGTGTGGCAATGGGAGCTTACTTTAATGTATTACGAGTATTGGGGCTTCAAGATGATTTTTTAAAGTTAGCAGCTGATGACGAGCTAGGTAGAAGATTGCAAGATCTAGAACTTTTAAAGTAA
- a CDS encoding lipocalin family protein yields the protein MKKLFLLVATILSISFTGCSKDDDNSSSASQHELILGSWRFSQEGSIINGQEVLDSYDNAAPQCGFDYVEFRSSSEIKEYIYDTDINSNCMNFLNSGNWSLSGTNQLSITFDSSTTINEILVLNQTTLKVKYASGGVARIIVFNKI from the coding sequence ATGAAAAAATTATTTTTATTAGTAGCTACTATTTTAAGCATTAGTTTTACTGGATGTTCGAAAGATGACGACAACTCCTCTTCAGCTTCACAACATGAATTAATTTTAGGTAGTTGGAGATTCTCACAAGAAGGATCAATAATAAATGGACAAGAAGTTCTAGATAGTTATGATAATGCTGCACCACAATGTGGCTTTGATTATGTTGAATTTAGAAGCAGTTCAGAAATTAAAGAATATATTTATGATACCGATATTAATTCCAATTGTATGAATTTTTTAAACTCAGGTAATTGGTCTCTTTCAGGAACTAATCAACTAAGTATTACTTTTGATAGTTCCACTACTATTAATGAAATATTAGTCTTAAATCAAACTACATTAAAAGTAAAATATGCAAGTGGAGGTGTCGCTAGAATAATAGTATTTAATAAAATATAA
- a CDS encoding DKNYY domain-containing protein: MKILIYIITFLFATSCHSQEKNTLQATQDDALTIGTTGGMNGGCKFLEQPVYYVNENYIIYQDCNTRKILYADISSFEIVKYYGQYGIALDKNGVYVQGNFVATDTTGFTFLGINEKDLLWKTNTSVYKNTTVLPKLNASEFTRLSDQQKKSYSGIYFKDNSNIYYFDKKIEGADLATADLIYNDNRMFYDKNYMYKDGEIVFLEAEPLLYVNNSLKKTATKVLYHNKVISNIDTKTLVGLSRHYAKDKNNVYSSSFGDDIKTLPINKADFNKLKVWDHTNSAYITDGKNLFRYNEILSKNEFDVATFGTFGFTDFVYDKNGVYTRRYDKELDKVVYDKFPFKYTDDVSSKNLQITEGSSLYVYYNNQAYEESTKTLYENLTPEQIEISKNRPHIPNNMVRLGKLNSKVILRTLYDYKLSKDNNAVYHDGKKTSADPVTFRKLDNNYYIDKDNVYQYNREKGLLVINYIDVETTKYFNGFIMDKNYLYSNGTRIIKSYKLEILASFPGYRLGCGLDETPGSDFYLFRNAEGFWWVKVSNEITIRFLGKTLNKKLSPLFENLETPQ; the protein is encoded by the coding sequence ATGAAAATCTTAATTTACATAATTACATTTTTATTTGCAACATCTTGCCATTCGCAAGAAAAAAACACGCTACAAGCAACACAAGATGATGCTTTAACCATTGGCACAACAGGTGGAATGAATGGTGGATGCAAATTTTTAGAGCAACCTGTTTATTATGTAAACGAAAATTATATAATATATCAGGATTGTAATACCCGAAAAATACTTTATGCAGATATTTCCTCTTTTGAAATAGTAAAGTATTATGGTCAATATGGAATAGCTTTGGATAAAAATGGAGTATATGTACAAGGAAATTTTGTTGCTACAGATACTACAGGATTTACTTTTTTAGGCATAAATGAAAAAGATTTGTTGTGGAAAACCAATACTTCGGTTTACAAAAACACAACTGTTTTACCTAAACTTAATGCGAGTGAATTTACAAGATTATCTGACCAACAGAAAAAAAGTTACAGCGGAATTTATTTTAAAGACAACTCCAATATTTATTATTTCGACAAAAAAATTGAAGGTGCTGATCTTGCAACAGCCGATTTAATATACAACGACAATCGAATGTTCTATGATAAAAATTATATGTACAAAGATGGAGAAATTGTGTTCTTGGAAGCCGAACCTTTACTTTATGTGAATAACTCCTTGAAAAAAACAGCTACAAAGGTTCTTTATCACAATAAAGTAATTTCCAATATAGATACCAAAACATTAGTAGGGCTTTCTCGACATTATGCTAAAGATAAAAACAACGTATATAGTTCTTCATTTGGTGACGATATTAAAACATTACCCATAAACAAAGCTGACTTTAACAAATTAAAAGTTTGGGACCATACCAATTCTGCCTACATCACAGACGGAAAAAACTTATTTCGCTACAATGAAATTTTATCAAAAAATGAGTTTGACGTGGCGACCTTTGGTACTTTTGGATTTACAGATTTTGTTTATGACAAAAATGGCGTTTACACAAGACGTTATGACAAAGAATTAGATAAAGTAGTATATGATAAATTTCCCTTTAAATATACTGATGATGTAAGTAGCAAAAATTTACAAATTACAGAAGGCAGTAGCTTGTATGTTTATTATAACAATCAGGCGTATGAAGAAAGTACCAAAACACTTTATGAGAACTTAACACCTGAACAGATAGAAATTAGCAAAAACAGACCACATATACCAAATAATATGGTGCGTTTAGGTAAACTTAATAGCAAAGTTATTTTAAGAACACTTTACGACTACAAACTATCCAAAGATAATAATGCTGTTTATCATGATGGTAAAAAAACAAGTGCAGATCCAGTTACTTTTAGAAAGCTCGACAATAATTATTACATAGACAAAGACAATGTTTACCAATACAACCGAGAAAAAGGATTACTTGTAATAAATTACATTGATGTTGAAACCACAAAATACTTTAACGGTTTTATTATGGACAAAAATTATTTATATAGTAATGGAACACGAATCATCAAGAGCTATAAGTTAGAAATTTTAGCTTCATTTCCTGGTTATCGTTTGGGTTGTGGATTAGACGAAACACCAGGTTCTGATTTTTACTTATTTAGAAATGCTGAGGGATTTTGGTGGGTAAAAGTATCAAATGAAATCACAATTAGGTTTTTAGGAAAAACACTGAACAAGAAGTTAAGTCCTTTATTTGAAAATTTAGAGACACCTCAATAA
- a CDS encoding sensor histidine kinase yields the protein MDVVKDIKIAFILGTAIMLFLVFGLLFLVLFYQNHFMKMKRNEANLLLKTALESEKNERERIAIDLHDGVQGDLNALKFTLAGLETGVLDEKFKAHIQLLQNTLQQTTENVRVISQKLMPPLLDQKGLRPALEVYFEFLQTHSDAKLDLKGDLDNFELSSHEKYALFRLIQELIQNMFKHGQVSMVQLMIESQTKELQIKITDNGIPFDFFSTFEANHSGGLQNIMSRIKSIGATMKQLSDDKSNTYIIQLKRK from the coding sequence ATGGATGTAGTAAAAGACATTAAAATTGCCTTTATTTTAGGAACTGCCATAATGCTTTTTTTAGTTTTTGGTTTATTGTTTTTAGTGCTTTTTTACCAAAATCATTTTATGAAAATGAAGCGAAATGAAGCAAATCTATTGCTAAAAACAGCTCTTGAAAGTGAAAAAAATGAACGAGAACGCATTGCTATTGATTTGCATGACGGCGTTCAAGGCGATTTAAATGCTTTGAAATTTACATTAGCAGGATTAGAAACTGGGGTATTAGATGAAAAGTTTAAAGCGCATATACAATTACTACAAAATACGTTACAACAAACAACAGAAAATGTTAGAGTAATTAGTCAAAAGTTAATGCCACCTTTGTTAGACCAAAAAGGATTGAGACCAGCACTGGAAGTCTATTTCGAATTTTTACAAACACATTCAGATGCAAAGCTCGATTTAAAGGGCGATCTAGATAATTTTGAGTTAAGCTCACACGAAAAATATGCCTTATTTCGTTTAATTCAAGAATTGATTCAAAACATGTTTAAACACGGACAAGTTTCAATGGTGCAATTAATGATAGAAAGTCAAACAAAAGAGCTACAAATCAAAATAACAGATAACGGTATACCGTTTGATTTCTTCTCTACTTTTGAAGCCAATCATAGTGGTGGTCTACAAAATATAATGTCGAGAATTAAAAGTATTGGTGCAACTATGAAACAATTATCTGATGATAAATCCAATACTTACATCATTCAATTAAAAAGAAAATAA